A genomic region of Bdellovibrionales bacterium contains the following coding sequences:
- a CDS encoding UvrD-helicase domain-containing protein yields the protein MIQETFLHQLNPSQKRAAEATAGPLLILAGAGSGKTRVLTYRIAQLIASGEASPQQVLAVTFTNKAAREMEHRTVQLLKKIGIPVFEPMWISTFHSICARILRNEIHHFGYPAFFGIYDDSDQQSMIKKVLNALNINEKIHPPKNFQSRINEAKQLGLTPQQIGQRGHFIMDDKSLEVYKRYETEMEKASALDFGDLLLKTYLLFAQFPQVLADYREKFQYILVDEYQDTNHIQYLMVKQLAEGHRNLCVVGDEDQSIYSWRGADITNILSFEKDFPETQVIKLEQNYRSTKTIVAAASSMIQNNQQRKGKILFTENDSGDKITLREERNEYEEARYVVERIEGIMKARPDRQFRDFAIFYRTNAQSRVLEDLLRGHSVPYKLVGGIKFYARKEVKDIIAYLRLSLNPKDDVALKRIINVPARGIGRTTVDRIEEEALARNISFYEALQIVAERRLVHSGATKKLQNFTHLLEEIKERAESLKVSETYHLVLDLTKYALLLKEENTPESQSRIENLEELDNAIRQFEEEREEEASLQNFLEEMALVSEVDRMADEDNSVTLMTLHISKGLEFPVVFIVGMEEGLFPSSRSFGSGSDDDVEEERRLAYVGITRAREKLFLTHARSRRVWGQEQNHAPSRFLSEIPSEFLENSSSLSSSSDFLTRFRQKFGGHLPRHRHSPLADPFPSDDGPSTNDESDDQFLNQNLSKGTRVRHPTFGDGSIFAVEGQGENQKVSVLFHNSFTKKFVVKFARLQILG from the coding sequence ATGATTCAAGAGACATTTCTCCATCAATTAAACCCTTCACAGAAGAGGGCTGCAGAAGCCACGGCAGGCCCCCTTTTGATTCTTGCTGGTGCAGGATCGGGCAAGACAAGAGTTCTAACCTATCGTATAGCGCAGCTTATTGCTTCAGGCGAGGCAAGCCCCCAACAGGTTCTAGCTGTCACCTTTACGAATAAGGCCGCAAGGGAAATGGAACACCGTACAGTACAGCTCCTCAAAAAAATCGGTATTCCAGTCTTTGAGCCTATGTGGATCAGCACTTTCCACTCGATTTGTGCCCGAATTTTACGAAATGAAATTCACCACTTTGGCTATCCCGCATTTTTTGGAATTTATGACGATTCTGACCAACAAAGCATGATAAAAAAAGTCCTCAATGCCCTTAACATCAATGAGAAAATCCATCCGCCAAAAAATTTCCAATCCAGAATAAATGAGGCAAAACAGCTCGGGCTGACGCCACAACAGATTGGACAGCGCGGCCATTTTATCATGGATGACAAATCTCTTGAGGTGTACAAGCGCTACGAAACTGAAATGGAAAAGGCCAGTGCTCTCGATTTTGGAGATCTCTTACTGAAGACTTATTTGCTATTTGCACAGTTTCCCCAAGTTTTGGCCGACTACCGCGAGAAGTTTCAGTATATCCTCGTCGACGAATATCAGGATACGAATCATATTCAGTATTTGATGGTCAAACAGCTGGCCGAGGGACACAGAAACCTCTGTGTCGTGGGTGATGAGGATCAAAGTATCTATAGCTGGCGAGGAGCAGATATCACCAACATTTTGAGTTTTGAAAAGGATTTTCCCGAGACCCAAGTCATTAAATTGGAACAAAATTATCGATCAACCAAAACAATCGTCGCCGCAGCCAGCTCTATGATTCAAAATAATCAGCAACGCAAGGGTAAGATTCTGTTCACTGAAAATGATTCAGGAGACAAGATCACCTTACGTGAAGAACGCAACGAATACGAAGAAGCCCGCTATGTCGTCGAACGAATTGAAGGGATCATGAAGGCGCGTCCTGATCGTCAATTTCGAGATTTTGCTATTTTCTATCGAACCAACGCTCAATCAAGGGTTCTCGAGGATTTGCTACGGGGACATTCTGTTCCCTATAAGCTGGTTGGGGGAATCAAATTTTACGCGCGCAAAGAAGTAAAAGACATCATTGCTTACTTGAGGCTATCGCTCAATCCAAAAGACGATGTCGCTTTAAAAAGAATCATCAATGTACCCGCTAGAGGAATTGGGCGGACCACCGTCGACAGAATCGAGGAGGAGGCTCTTGCGAGAAACATCTCCTTCTATGAGGCTCTTCAAATTGTGGCGGAACGCCGCCTCGTTCATTCGGGGGCAACTAAAAAATTGCAAAATTTCACCCACCTGCTCGAGGAGATAAAGGAGAGAGCGGAATCTCTGAAAGTGTCAGAAACATACCACCTTGTCCTTGACCTCACGAAATATGCCTTGCTGCTAAAAGAGGAAAACACTCCTGAATCACAATCGAGAATCGAAAATCTGGAAGAACTTGACAATGCCATTCGCCAATTCGAAGAAGAGCGAGAGGAGGAAGCTTCGCTTCAAAACTTCCTTGAGGAAATGGCCCTTGTCTCTGAAGTAGATAGGATGGCCGACGAAGACAACTCAGTGACTCTCATGACTCTGCATATTTCCAAAGGCCTCGAATTTCCTGTCGTGTTTATTGTCGGCATGGAAGAAGGACTTTTTCCATCTTCGCGTAGCTTTGGTTCTGGAAGCGACGACGACGTGGAAGAAGAAAGACGTCTTGCCTACGTCGGAATCACCAGAGCACGCGAGAAGTTATTTTTGACCCACGCGCGCTCCAGGCGAGTCTGGGGGCAAGAACAGAATCACGCTCCGAGCCGCTTTCTTTCAGAAATTCCCAGCGAGTTTCTGGAAAACTCCTCAAGCTTGAGTTCATCTTCTGATTTTCTGACTCGATTTCGTCAAAAATTCGGCGGCCATCTCCCGCGACACCGCCATTCCCCTCTTGCAGACCCTTTTCCAAGCGATGATGGGCCTTCGACCAATGATGAATCAGACGATCAATTTTTAAATCAAAATCTCTCAAAGGGAACCCGCGTTCGACATCCCACATTCGGAGATGGTTCGATCTTTGCGGTTGAGGGACAAGGAGAGAACCAAAAAGTATCTGTTCTCTTCCACAATTCATTTACAAAAAAATTTGTTGTCAAATTCGCGCGGTTACAAATTCTTGGATGA
- a CDS encoding YiiD C-terminal domain-containing protein, producing MNLNQQILGIKEKVLSSVETYWGFVPPSLKETIRINAFTIWKIPMIAFLSPRVVEVTEDKMTVRIPLNYRSKNHLGSMYFGSMAIGADLVVGTMAHRYIEKTGKDIEFLFKDFKADYLKRAEADVFFTCEKGKEISDFVQRVASSFERMSLPVEVYATVPSLFGSEPIAKFTLTLSLKNLELPSSSKNL from the coding sequence GTGAATCTCAATCAACAAATTCTGGGAATAAAAGAGAAGGTTCTGTCGAGCGTTGAAACCTATTGGGGCTTTGTTCCTCCAAGTCTCAAGGAGACCATTAGAATTAATGCCTTCACTATATGGAAAATTCCAATGATCGCATTTTTGTCTCCACGAGTCGTGGAAGTGACTGAAGATAAAATGACAGTTCGTATTCCGCTGAACTATCGAAGTAAGAATCACTTGGGTTCGATGTATTTTGGATCCATGGCGATAGGAGCGGATTTGGTTGTCGGGACGATGGCCCACAGGTACATCGAGAAGACCGGAAAGGATATTGAATTTCTTTTTAAGGACTTTAAGGCCGATTATCTTAAACGAGCTGAAGCCGATGTGTTTTTCACCTGCGAAAAAGGCAAAGAGATTTCTGACTTTGTGCAGAGGGTGGCCTCTAGTTTTGAGCGGATGAGTCTTCCCGTTGAAGTTTACGCGACAGTGCCTTCTCTTTTTGGAAGTGAGCCAATTGCCAAATTCACTCTCACACTTTCCCTAAAAAATCTTGAGTTGCCGAGCTCATCCAAGAATTTGTAA
- a CDS encoding KamA family radical SAM protein: MKLEFKHLIPFQGISKEDWENPNWQMRNCLTTLADFESRFVLSSQEKEAFIGTSEIFQIRATPYYARLADTINPLDPIRRILMPFQSELIPGNQAMRDPLGENLNRPTSRIIHRYPDRALFLVTDFCSVYCRYCTRKHFTGKDRAFPSASEYDEALSYIKSRPGIREVILSGGDPLTLSDLKLERVLSDLRSIEHVEIIRIGSRMPVVCPMRITKQLAQMMRRFSPVFFMAHFNHPRELTAEAAEALGYLVDHGIPVMNQMVLLNGVNNHPAIVQALSRRLLYLRVKPYYMFQCDPSEGTDHLRTSVENSLEIQRELWGRLSGLALPNLSLDIPGGGGKVGLVPDFEVGRSVKSRSYRGWDGVEQEYISPDFSEILTPEDVNQYIAEWAAIRNGVYGSVPHDRRLNGESQSTNSGNKREGSVER; this comes from the coding sequence ATGAAGCTAGAGTTTAAACATCTCATTCCATTTCAGGGGATATCAAAAGAGGATTGGGAAAATCCCAATTGGCAGATGAGAAATTGCCTCACCACCTTGGCGGACTTCGAAAGCCGATTTGTCCTGTCCTCTCAAGAGAAAGAGGCTTTTATTGGTACGAGTGAGATATTTCAGATTCGGGCGACTCCCTACTATGCTCGATTGGCAGACACAATAAATCCACTTGATCCTATTCGTCGCATATTGATGCCTTTTCAGTCTGAATTGATACCTGGAAATCAGGCCATGCGTGATCCACTGGGAGAAAACTTAAATCGGCCCACCTCTCGAATCATTCATCGCTATCCCGACCGGGCTCTATTTTTGGTGACGGATTTTTGCAGCGTTTACTGCAGATACTGCACAAGAAAACACTTTACTGGCAAGGACCGCGCCTTTCCTTCTGCTTCAGAGTATGATGAGGCTTTGTCTTATATAAAGTCACGTCCGGGGATTCGGGAGGTGATACTCAGTGGCGGGGACCCTCTTACACTCAGCGATCTCAAACTGGAAAGAGTTCTTTCTGATTTGCGATCCATAGAGCATGTTGAGATCATTCGGATTGGATCACGAATGCCAGTGGTATGTCCCATGCGAATCACAAAACAATTGGCGCAAATGATGCGTCGATTTTCACCTGTCTTCTTTATGGCTCACTTTAACCATCCTCGGGAACTGACTGCTGAAGCAGCAGAGGCATTGGGATATCTTGTTGACCACGGTATTCCCGTCATGAATCAAATGGTTCTTTTGAACGGGGTAAACAATCATCCAGCTATCGTTCAGGCCTTGTCACGTCGTCTGCTCTATCTTCGCGTTAAGCCATATTATATGTTTCAGTGCGACCCTTCAGAGGGAACTGATCACTTGCGCACATCCGTTGAGAATTCACTGGAGATTCAACGGGAACTCTGGGGGAGATTGTCGGGATTGGCTTTGCCAAACCTTTCTCTCGATATCCCTGGGGGAGGTGGCAAGGTTGGATTGGTCCCCGACTTTGAGGTGGGCCGCTCAGTGAAGTCTCGTTCCTACAGAGGCTGGGATGGTGTGGAACAGGAGTACATAAGTCCGGATTTTTCGGAGATCTTGACCCCTGAGGATGTCAATCAGTACATTGCTGAATGGGCGGCCATTCGCAATGGTGTCTATGGCTCAGTCCCACACGACCGGAGGTTAAACGGTGAATCTCAATCAACAAATTCTGGGAATAAAAGAGAAGGTTCTGTCGAGCGTTGA